Part of the Catalinimonas alkaloidigena genome is shown below.
GCGTCTTTCTAATGCTGCTATCAAGCTCAGAACTACTCTATCAGCTCAGGAAAGAGCTGAAATCTCCCGGGAGATGGAAACGACTTTGAACTTACTCACACGTTCTCAAAACGCCTTACTCAGCAGTGATCCCGAAATGATGGTAGAGGCAAAAAACAGCTCTGAAACCCTAAAGCTATATGAAAACCTGGACTCTGCTTATCACCAAATGGTTCATCATGGTTATGCACTTCACAAATTAAATAGTGCCGCTCAGGTGTATGATAGTACTCAGGCCAGATATCATATTAGCTCAATTTTGGCTCAGGAGAATGTGTTTCTGAGTGGAATGGATGCTATTGTCAATCAATATGATATAGAGTCCAGGGCAAGGGTGGACAATCTGATTGAAGTGGAACAAACACTCATGATTATCGCCTTAGGAATTATTTTGCTGGAGGTAATTTTCATATTTCGTCCCCTGGCCCATTTTATCAAAAAAATTGTATATACCCTCAACCAGTCCAGAATACAGGCCAAAAATCTTGCTCATGAACGTACTATCCTTCTACGCTCATTACAACGTTCACAGAAAAATCTGTCTAATGTATATACCGCCATAGAACAAACCACCTTATTTGCGAAAAGCAACCTTTCAACCCAAATTACTCATGTCAGTTGTCAGTTTTTGGCGTTTATGGGATATGTTAATGCCCCCTACCCCGTATTACTTTCAGACTTACTTCAGGTGAAAGATAGTTTGCTGAAGCAAAAGCTTAGCTATGTGAAAAATCACGGGTCCTGGAATGGCGACTTACGTATCAGATCTATTGATGAAGAAGTAAAATGGATCAATATGACCATACTGCCTGTAAGAAATGATCAGGGTGAACTTTATGAATACCTCTTCCTAAATACTGATATCACTCAAAAAAAAGAAGCGCAATTCAAATTACAACAAGCAAAAAAGGAAAAAAGGCAACAAAAGCTATATAATCAACGTATTCAATCTATTCTGATAATGAATGCTCAGGAAAAAGAAAGAAAACATATAGCCATGGATCTCCATGATAATATTGGGCAATCTATTACTGCTTTAAAATATTATGTGGAAGCATTATATTCGCAGCCAGAAGCTTTACAAGTAAAAGAATCATTAAAAAATATCAGCGTACAATTGCAGGATACCATTAAAAATGTGCGTAGAACTTCTTTTTCTCTTATGCCAAGTGTACTGGAACACTATGGCATTGCTTCTGTGCTGAATAATTTTGCCGTTGAGATGCAGCGCATCACCGGCCAGCATATCGTTTTTATCAATACAGATAATTTTGACCAACGACTGCATGCTACTGCTGAAACCAATTTGTACAGAATTGCGCAGGAAGGCGTCAATAATGCGCTGAAATATGCCGAGGCTACAACTATAAAAATTATTCTGAGCAGTGAAAGCCAAAAATTGTATCTGGAAATAATTGATGACGGGCGAGGTTTTGACCTTAATCAACTTACAATTTACCCTGATAAAACTTCAACAGGGCATGGAATTGCCAATATGCAAGAAAGGACAAAATATCTGATGGGTAGATTCAAAGTTGATTCCAGCCCCGGACTAGGCACCAGAATATTGATTCAGGTTCCATTAAATAAAAATAAGCATTTTATATATGGTAACAGTATTACTAGCTGATGACCACAATGTGGTAAGAAACGGGCTTAAACTACTTTTAGAAAATGAGGAGGATATTAATGTAATTGGTGAAGCTTCTAACGGAAAAGAAGCCATAGAAAAAATTAAAGAATTACAGCCAGATATAGTACTGTTAGATGTGAGGATGCCAGTCCTGGACGGAATTGAAACCCTTAGTGAATTAAGTAAAAATTCTGCAAAAACCCGTTCTCTTGTCCTGTCCATGTATGCACAGGAAGATTATGTACTTCAGTCTGCGCGCTCCGGAGCTTCAGGTTATATATTAAAAGATGCTTCCAAAGACGAATTGATTACTGCTATCAGGACCATTCATGCCGGCAATAAATATTTTAGTGGAAGTGTATCTAATATTATCGTTGAAGGCTATCTACATAATCTACAATCTCAAAAGATTTTCCAGAATTCCCACCAGCTCACCAAAGCAGAGAAAAATGTACTTAATCTCGTAGTGCAGGGACTTTCCAATGCTGAAATTGCAAATAAGCTAAACATCAGCGTGAGAACTGTTGAAACCCATCGCTTTAAAATCATGAAAAAAATGGGAGTGAATAAGTCAAAGGATATGATACAAAAGGCGCATAAAGAAGGTTGGACACAAGCCTAAACTCAGTATTTTCAACCGTATTTGATGTGAGTTTTAAAATATAGTATTGCATTTTTTTATTTATTGCTATTTTTTTTCTTCCACACAAAGAATTACAATCTCTTTAATAATAACTTTCAATAGCCCGCATTTTTTGATATTAATATTTTTTATTAATGATTAATATCAAAATATTATAAATTACTTATACATAAATACGTAATTATATACGTAAATACCCCGCAATATCCATTTTTTATTACGTACGTTATTTGCGTAAAAATAATAAATCAGCTTACTTGCACATAGCAAAATTAAATTTTGAATTGCTAAAACTTACCTAATTA
Proteins encoded:
- a CDS encoding ATP-binding protein → MIALSTIAFMILLSNLLIQHKLNQILNDSRVINVAGRQNMLSQRLSNAAIKLRTTLSAQERAEISREMETTLNLLTRSQNALLSSDPEMMVEAKNSSETLKLYENLDSAYHQMVHHGYALHKLNSAAQVYDSTQARYHISSILAQENVFLSGMDAIVNQYDIESRARVDNLIEVEQTLMIIALGIILLEVIFIFRPLAHFIKKIVYTLNQSRIQAKNLAHERTILLRSLQRSQKNLSNVYTAIEQTTLFAKSNLSTQITHVSCQFLAFMGYVNAPYPVLLSDLLQVKDSLLKQKLSYVKNHGSWNGDLRIRSIDEEVKWINMTILPVRNDQGELYEYLFLNTDITQKKEAQFKLQQAKKEKRQQKLYNQRIQSILIMNAQEKERKHIAMDLHDNIGQSITALKYYVEALYSQPEALQVKESLKNISVQLQDTIKNVRRTSFSLMPSVLEHYGIASVLNNFAVEMQRITGQHIVFINTDNFDQRLHATAETNLYRIAQEGVNNALKYAEATTIKIILSSESQKLYLEIIDDGRGFDLNQLTIYPDKTSTGHGIANMQERTKYLMGRFKVDSSPGLGTRILIQVPLNKNKHFIYGNSITS
- a CDS encoding response regulator transcription factor: MVTVLLADDHNVVRNGLKLLLENEEDINVIGEASNGKEAIEKIKELQPDIVLLDVRMPVLDGIETLSELSKNSAKTRSLVLSMYAQEDYVLQSARSGASGYILKDASKDELITAIRTIHAGNKYFSGSVSNIIVEGYLHNLQSQKIFQNSHQLTKAEKNVLNLVVQGLSNAEIANKLNISVRTVETHRFKIMKKMGVNKSKDMIQKAHKEGWTQA